In one window of Chryseobacterium phocaeense DNA:
- a CDS encoding methionyl-tRNA formyltransferase, protein MENVELLKVIDIDSDYSLVNKKSYFIKGFGLLQTIKMGLQVVHAKVLNTIDTLTSYKLAITPKSLKAVSGRYNIKFQRIKNPNAAAFLEEIKALQPDVIVSYSAPVVFKEALLKIPKHGCINLHCSFLPSYAGVMPSFWTLYKKEKTTGATVHYMDTKIDNGAILNQKEIEISENETMFSLIVKSKEIGGNLMCETIRQIQNSTVNVKENFAEKGSYFTWPTIEQFQDFTKNGGKLI, encoded by the coding sequence ATGGAAAACGTAGAGCTTTTGAAGGTCATAGATATAGACTCAGATTATAGTTTGGTCAATAAAAAATCATATTTTATAAAAGGTTTTGGTTTATTACAGACCATAAAAATGGGACTGCAGGTAGTTCATGCAAAAGTATTAAACACCATAGATACGCTTACATCATATAAACTTGCTATTACGCCTAAAAGTTTAAAAGCTGTTTCCGGTAGGTATAATATTAAATTTCAAAGAATAAAGAATCCCAATGCAGCCGCTTTTTTGGAGGAGATTAAAGCCTTGCAACCAGATGTTATCGTATCTTATTCAGCACCGGTTGTATTCAAAGAGGCATTATTGAAAATACCAAAACATGGCTGTATCAATCTTCACTGTTCATTTCTTCCCAGTTATGCCGGTGTCATGCCAAGTTTCTGGACACTGTACAAAAAAGAAAAAACTACGGGAGCTACGGTGCATTATATGGATACAAAGATTGATAACGGAGCTATTTTAAATCAGAAGGAAATCGAAATTTCTGAAAATGAAACCATGTTTTCCCTGATTGTAAAAAGCAAGGAAATTGGCGGAAATCTCATGTGTGAAACCATTCGGCAAATCCAGAATTCAACAGTAAACGTTAAGGAAAACTTTGCAGAAAAAGGCAGTTATTTCACATGGCCTACAATAGAACAGTTTCAGGATTTTACAAAAAACGGAGGCAAATTGATATGA